The segment CGGCTGACGGCAAGGATGTCCGGCTCGGCGGCGGCGTCGCCACGATCCGGCAATATCTCCGGGAAAAGCTCATCGACGACATGCATCTGGCGATATCGCCGATGCTGCTCGGCTCAGGCGAGAACCTTTTTGCCGGCATCGACATGGTCAAGCTCGGCTACCGCTGCAGCGAGCAGGTCGCAACGCCGAATGCCATGCATGTCATCATCGAGCGCGATTAGGACATTTCGTCTGCTCTTTTGGCGAAAGCCTCGGTGCTGGCCCCTTTCTCCCCCTCACTATACGGGGAGAAATGCCCGGCAGGGCAATGAGGGGCGGCGCAAGCGATCGAAGATTACGCTGCCGGACAATATACTGAGGGCAATATGACCTCAGAATAAGTTTGATCGACGCAGTGACTTGGGCTGGTTAAACTGTCGAGGTTGGCGCCGCCCCTCATCTGCCTGCCGGCACCTTCTCCCCGTATAGTGACGGGGAGAAGGGAGCGCTGTCTCAATACTTCTGCGGAACATACAGCTCGCGCGGCAGCACCTGGCGCTCGTATTCGGGATTGAATACGCGGTCGGGCAGCGTGATCTCCTCGTGCGGCACCTCCTCATAGGGCATCTGCTTGAGGAGGTGATCGATGCAGTTCAGCCGTGCCCGTTTCTTGTCGTTGCCCTCGACGATGAACCACGGGGCTTCGGGGATGTTGGTGCGGGCGAACGTCTCTTCCTTGGCCTTGGTGTACTGTTCCCAGCGCACGCGCGACTGCAGGTCCATCGGCGACAGCTTCCACTGCTTCATCGGATCATGGATGCGCATCTGAAAGCACATCTGCTGCTCCTCGTCGGTGATGGAGAACCAGTATTTGACCAGGGTGATGCCGGAGCGGACCAGCATGCGCTCGAACTCCGGCACGTCGCGAAAAAACTCCTCGACCTGCTCCGGCTCGGCGAAGCCCATCACACGCTCGACGCCGGAGCGGTTGTACCAGGAGCGGTCGAACAGCACGATCTCGCCGCCCGCAGGCAGATGCGGCACGTAACGCTGGAAATACCATTGCGACTTCTCGCGCTCGGTCGGCGCCGGAAGCGCGACGACGCGGCAGATGCGCGGATTGAGCCGCTGGGTGATGCGCTTGATCACGCCGCCCTTGCCGGCCGAGTCGCGGCCCTCGAAAACCACCACCAGCTTCTTCCTGGTGTAAGCCACCCAGGACTGCAGCTTGATCAATTCGGATTGCAGCGTGATCAGGTCGCGAAAATATTGCAGGCGATCCATCGAGGGCGGATGCGTGTTCTTGTAGATCTTGGCGATTTCCAGCGACAGCGCCGGTTCCGACATCTCCAGCTCGTAGTCCTCGTCGAGCGTGTCGGCCAGCTCCGCTTCCAGCCAGTCCTTGGCGGGAGAATTCTGTTTTGCTTCGGTCATTTATGCTGCTCCGCTTGCACGCCCGTGTCGGCGTCGGCCTGCCGGCCGAGATCGGACACCTTGAGCCGATTTGCATATAGGCCGGCAATGACGGTTTTATTGCAGCCGGCCCGCGCACCGGCCGCGCAAATCCGTGAGATGTGATCGATCAGCCTCCCTGGCGCGCACGACAAACGGGCCGAATTGTCCTACAAAGCCAGGATCCCCGGGCAGCCTTCAAAGCTCCCTTCTCAACGCAATTGCGAGGATCTGACATGGAATATCGTACACTCGGCCGTTCCGGGCTGAAGGTTTCGACGCTGACCATGGGCACCATGACTTTTGGCGGCGCCGGCGCATTTTCGGCGGTCGGCAAGACCGATCTCTACGAGGCTCGCCGGATGATCGACCTCTGCATCGACGCCGGCATCAATCTCATCGACACCGCCAATGTCTACTCGAACGGGCTTTCGGAAGAGATCATCGGCGAAGCGCTCGGCGGCAAACGCAAGGGCGATGTGCTGATCGCCTCCAAGGCACGCATGCGGATCGGCAACGGCCCCAACGATGAGGGCCTGTCGCGCTACCATCTGATCCGCGAGTGCGAGAAGAGCCTGAAGCGCCTCAGGACCGACGTCATCGACATCTATTTCCTGCACGAATGGGACGGCACGACGCCGCTCGAAGAGACCATCGCCGCGCTCGACACGCTCGTCAGCCAGGGCAAGATCCGCTATGTCGGCTGTTCCAACTATTCCGGCTGGCAAGTGATGAAGGCGCTGGGGATCAGCGACCGCCAGCACCAGCCGCGCTTCGTCACCCAGCAGATCCACTACACGCTGGAAGCGCGCGAAGCCGAATATGAACTGCTGCCGATCTCGGTCGACCAGGGGCTTGGCGTGCTGGTGTGGAGCCCGCTCGCCGGTGGACTGCTGTCCGGCAAATACCATCGCGACCAGGCCACCGCCCGCCAGCTCAGCGGCTGGACCGAACCGCCGATCCGCGACGAGGACCGGCTGTGGCGGATCGTCGATGTGCTCGCCCATATCGGCAACAACCATGGCGTTTCGGCGGCGCAGGTGGCGCTTGCCTGGCTGCTCGGCCGGCCCGCGGTCAGTTCGCTGGTCATCGGCGGACGGACCGAAGCCCAGTTCAAGGACAATATCGCCGCCGCCAGCCTGGTGCTGACCAGCGATGAGCGCGCACGCCTCGACGCTGTCAGCCGCCCGCCGGTTCTCTACCCCTATTGGCACCAGCAGTTCACGGCAAAGGACCGGTTTGGTCCGGCCGATCTGGTTCTTGACCGGGAAGATATCTGACATCGATCCAGATCAGGTCGAAGGTCGCCGGCTTAGCCTGAGATAAAACGCCAGACCTCGGGATCAGGCTCGATCTGGCCGCTGAGCACGAAATATTTGTAGAGCACGAGCAGGCAGATCGCCTGCTCGGCCCGCTCGTCGGCGAACTGGCGGCAATAGGCGTTAGCGGCGGCAACGATGCGTTCGGCCTCAGTCGGATGCCTTTCGAGATATTGCACCCGCTCGGCAAGATCCGTGAAATCAGGTTCGAGCGGCACATAGTGAACACCAGCCACGAGTTCGCTTTCGGCGAACCATGTCTCATATGTTGGCGGTGGCATCAGGCACAGCGAATTCGAACTCATAATCCATTTCAAGTTGGTCGCCACATCGTTGCCTTCGAGCGAAATGATGTAGCGACAGCGCCGCTGCTGGTCGATGCTCAGATAAGGCTTGCGATATTCCGGCGCTGCCGTCGGCTTGGGCGTTCCGACATCGCAAAAGGGCAGATCGCGCGCAGCGTCCAGAAGCAAGGTCCTTATCGGGTTGTTGAGCTCGCCGCGCCACACCGCAACCGGAAGCTTGTCCGCGAAGGCTACATCGTCGGCGGGCATGTGGAAGTGGCGGAACTTGTTGAGCTTGAACAGGACCCCGTTTCTGTTGTCACCGGCGATCGGCCGATCCTTGACGATCGACGGCATCGTAGGCACGTCGACGACGTCGCCGAATTCGAGATCGATGCGCAAATCGGGATCGAAGTAGCGGGCAAATTCCTTCAGATCGTAGTAGTACATGCTCCGGCCTCTTGGTAGCCGGCTGACCGGCACGGCCCCGCCGCTCGGCGCGAAAGCGACCTGCAATCTGTTGTAGTAGTTGAGACGCGCGCGGACCGATCCGTCCGAAAGCCTGGCCTGATCGAGCAGCGCGGCGAGCCTGCGGCGGAACAGCGCCTGCGGTGCGATATCGC is part of the Mesorhizobium sp. L-2-11 genome and harbors:
- a CDS encoding aldo/keto reductase yields the protein MEYRTLGRSGLKVSTLTMGTMTFGGAGAFSAVGKTDLYEARRMIDLCIDAGINLIDTANVYSNGLSEEIIGEALGGKRKGDVLIASKARMRIGNGPNDEGLSRYHLIRECEKSLKRLRTDVIDIYFLHEWDGTTPLEETIAALDTLVSQGKIRYVGCSNYSGWQVMKALGISDRQHQPRFVTQQIHYTLEAREAEYELLPISVDQGLGVLVWSPLAGGLLSGKYHRDQATARQLSGWTEPPIRDEDRLWRIVDVLAHIGNNHGVSAAQVALAWLLGRPAVSSLVIGGRTEAQFKDNIAAASLVLTSDERARLDAVSRPPVLYPYWHQQFTAKDRFGPADLVLDREDI
- the ppk2 gene encoding polyphosphate kinase 2, with the translated sequence MTEAKQNSPAKDWLEAELADTLDEDYELEMSEPALSLEIAKIYKNTHPPSMDRLQYFRDLITLQSELIKLQSWVAYTRKKLVVVFEGRDSAGKGGVIKRITQRLNPRICRVVALPAPTEREKSQWYFQRYVPHLPAGGEIVLFDRSWYNRSGVERVMGFAEPEQVEEFFRDVPEFERMLVRSGITLVKYWFSITDEEQQMCFQMRIHDPMKQWKLSPMDLQSRVRWEQYTKAKEETFARTNIPEAPWFIVEGNDKKRARLNCIDHLLKQMPYEEVPHEEITLPDRVFNPEYERQVLPRELYVPQKY
- a CDS encoding glycosyl transferase family 90, translating into MATLQRNAQKLFYYARNAVRDIAPQALFRRRLAALLDQARLSDGSVRARLNYYNRLQVAFAPSGGAVPVSRLPRGRSMYYYDLKEFARYFDPDLRIDLEFGDVVDVPTMPSIVKDRPIAGDNRNGVLFKLNKFRHFHMPADDVAFADKLPVAVWRGELNNPIRTLLLDAARDLPFCDVGTPKPTAAPEYRKPYLSIDQQRRCRYIISLEGNDVATNLKWIMSSNSLCLMPPPTYETWFAESELVAGVHYVPLEPDFTDLAERVQYLERHPTEAERIVAAANAYCRQFADERAEQAICLLVLYKYFVLSGQIEPDPEVWRFISG